Part of the Candidatus Methylomirabilis limnetica genome, CATGCAGCGACGGCCGAGCTCTTCGACAGGAGCGCGCATAAGGCGGCATTCGCCGAGCTGGGGATGCCGGCGTGCGTGACATGTCATAGTAATCACGATGTCGTGAAACCGTCGGACGCGATGCTGACTGGTGGAGAAGATACCGCTTGTGCCACTTGCCATGAAGCGAACTCTGCGCCCCTAAAGAAGGCTGCTGAGTTGCGAACTATGATCGAGGGCCTTTCGAGTCAAATCGATCAGGCGACGGCAATCCTCACCAAGGCTGAGCACGCAGGAATGGAGATCGGCCATCCTCGATTCGAGCTCATTGCGGCGAAAGACTCCTTGATCAAGGCCAGAGCAGAAACCCATTTGCTCAAGGTGGAAAAGATCAAGGCTATCACCGACCCAGGGTTCATCGTCGCTCAGAAGAGTCTCACGAGCGGCCAAGACCTCCTGACCGAGCTGCAGTTCCGCCGCAAGGGGCTGGCGGTCTCCATGCTGGTCATTGGCGCGGTTCTGATCGGCCTCTTCTTAAAGATCCGGGAAGTCGATAGACGGAGAGGACCTCGCTGACAATACCGCCGGCATTGACATGAATAGGTAGAGCGGCTATAGTCCGCATGACAGCCCGATGGCATGAGCTAGGAGCGTATGGGACCGTGCCCCGAAGATGCGAGCGAAAGCGGAGTAGCGAGTAATCACCTCTGCCCGCTTTCGATCCAATAGACGCAATAGACGCGATGACGCAATAAACGCAAGAGACATTTTCTAAGAACTGCCCGTAGAAAGGAAGAAGCATGAGATCAATGATCGGAGGGAGCGCGAGGCTTGCTCTCGCGTGCCTCCTGCTTGTGAGCTTCACGCCATCGCGTAGTGTCGCCCAGCCAAAACTGAAGATTCCACCCCCCTTCGCCTTCGAGCAGAAGACCAAGGATGAGGCGGGGAACATGAGCTTTGGGAAGGTAACGTTCGATCACAACGTGCATATTGAAAAAGGCCAAAAGTGCCTGAGTTGCCACGGCAAGGGTAAACCCTTCAAAAATAAGAATGGAACCTCTCCGGACATCACCATGAAGGCCTTCAATGAAGGAAAGGCGTGTGGTACATGCCACAACGGGAAGGTTGCATTCTCCACAAAGGAGATAGGCAATTGCCTGAAGTGCCATAAGGTCAGTACGGTTCCGCAGCCGAAGAGCACCGAGACGCAGTAACTGGATTGTGGCAGGTGGCCGACTTGAGAGTGCGCCTCTTCACGGTCCCTGCTATCGCGCGCCCTGTTTGGGAACGTGGGTAGCGATACCATTTCACGCTTGATGATGAGGAGCGCATGCTACGGAAAGGCGGCCGGGGGCCTTTTCCTTGTTTGGCTTTTTCTGCCCATAGCTCCGAATGTCTTCGCGGTCGTCTCGGAGTTGCCTGCCACTTCTCAGGAGTGCTTGGCCTGCCACAACGATCCCGACTTGAAGAAGGAGATCGGGGGAGGGCGATACGCTTCGCTGCTCGTAGAGCCGGCCGACCTGATTCAATCCGCGCACAAAGAGCTTGCCTGCGCCGAGTGCCATGGTGGCATCCCAGAAGGGTCTCACGCCGAAACGCCCCAGCCAGTACGTTGCAGCGCCTGCCATCTCAAACCCCATGAGAATGTTCCGGATAGCGCTCATGCCAATCTGGGGGGTATAGGCCCCAGCGCCAATTGCATCGCCTGTCATGGTAGTCACCGAATCCAGAAGATAGCCGCCGATGGCAACGTCAGCCTCTGCGCTTCGTGCCATGGCCGCCAGGCGAAACATATGGCCGCCGGCATTCATGCCGGTAGCCGCGGGGAGAAAACCAGGCATCTGCCAACCTGCGCCACGTGCCACAACACGGCCCACGCCGTCAAATCTCACCGCGATCCTGTGTCGCCCACCCATCGCTCGCAGATTCACGAAACCTGTGCCCGCTGCCATGCCGATCCGAAGGTGATCGCCGAAGAACAGATCACCAGGCCGCGGGCCGTTGCGCTCTTCGTGCAAAGCATCCACGGCCAAGCCATCCTACAGAAAGGCAATCTCACTGCCGCAACCTGCACCGATTGCCATGGCGCTCACGAGATCCGACGAGCTGCCGATCCCGCCTCTGGCGTCTTCAAGCAGAACGTCGCCGTCACCTGCAAGCAGTGCCACGACGACGTAGCCAGTCAGTTTCAGGACAGCGTGCACGGGAGGGCCGTCTCACACGGGGTTTTCGCGGCGCCGACATGCACTGATTGCCACGGGGAGCATGGGATCACTGCCACCCGCGCCCCGGGATCGCGAGTGGCGCCGCTGACCGTCTCCAAGACCTGCGCTGCCTGCCACGAGGCGGTACGGGTGGTCGAGGAGTTTGGCCTCGCGCCGCGGCGAGCCGGGACGTTCTTTGAGAGCTTTCACGGCCTGGCTGCGAGAGGTGGGTCGCCCGTGGTGGCCAACTGTGCAAGCTGCCATGGGACCCACAATATTCAGCCCTCCTCCGATCCTCGCTCCACCGTCAACCCGATGAACCTCTCGCGAACCTGTGGGCAGTGCCACCGAGGCGCCGGCATACAATTGGCCAGTGCCAGAATTCACGTGGCACCAGGGTTCGGCGAGCACCCATGGGTAACCCTGGTCCGACAGATCTACCTTGTGATTATCTTTGTCAC contains:
- a CDS encoding cytochrome c3 family protein, which encodes MRSMIGGSARLALACLLLVSFTPSRSVAQPKLKIPPPFAFEQKTKDEAGNMSFGKVTFDHNVHIEKGQKCLSCHGKGKPFKNKNGTSPDITMKAFNEGKACGTCHNGKVAFSTKEIGNCLKCHKVSTVPQPKSTETQ
- a CDS encoding cytochrome b/b6 domain-containing protein, with translation MAAGIHAGSRGEKTRHLPTCATCHNTAHAVKSHRDPVSPTHRSQIHETCARCHADPKVIAEEQITRPRAVALFVQSIHGQAILQKGNLTAATCTDCHGAHEIRRAADPASGVFKQNVAVTCKQCHDDVASQFQDSVHGRAVSHGVFAAPTCTDCHGEHGITATRAPGSRVAPLTVSKTCAACHEAVRVVEEFGLAPRRAGTFFESFHGLAARGGSPVVANCASCHGTHNIQPSSDPRSTVNPMNLSRTCGQCHRGAGIQLASARIHVAPGFGEHPWVTLVRQIYLVIIFVTIGGMSLHNGLDFLVHLRERWRTEGQQEDEPRVPPEVARRLFERLTLNERIQHVTLFATFTILVITGFALKFPDAWWARPLVWIESGYAVRAWLHRIAGVLMTLAAGYHLAYLFGTQRGRAQFRLMQPCRRDVGEAWEMVTFNLGLRPHRPRFHRFTYVEKLEYWAVMWGTVVMAGTGFIMCLQTIVLKRWPLLVIDLASVVHYYEAWLATLAVLVWHFYSVIFRPDIYPMSQVWLTGKITGEQMAKDHAAELEETLAAETVLSSLPGDKKAEPRVSI